A genomic segment from Takifugu rubripes chromosome 20, fTakRub1.2, whole genome shotgun sequence encodes:
- the LOC115247258 gene encoding uncharacterized protein, which translates to MFRSFVQGNLFSMLNSMEHDPLRLWRKVVKNGHVKCIEDEEIQSFAIEVDGKNTRTTYITLPLDPEESLGIGLPFLNLLVKKTGEEWGFEITVMDDKKIRRQICVSTWQTAKNKKNVCVVQLKFPTSWDYIHINLAEVTAALFGTKYVETVGIKIHANCRIRNVYFSDRLYSDLPSDQKVEENTPNLKSVMSNMIAMLPDGWGQQAHRGGLNMPKIGIALQTTATGEEYSRGFHTILNSIGWSPLKFWKQEVKNGHVVRVMDEEIKSSAIEVHGRNTRTTYITCPPDSRDKLSIKQPILNLMMKKTGEEFGCKITVTDDKIIRRQIILTTFTRKMKAKIYSGFVPIRLSSSFEHVNINLAKVTHVLFGTRYVETVKIKIHANCRIRSVYFSDRLYTHKELPNDYKVEENSTAPRVNTVVADVSMVPEGSRVQGYTKGQSKQRIGSALQTTAAGHDYVHGFHTILYSMEGSPLKFWKQEVKHGNVECITDEELKTLAIEVQGKDIQTTSISCPSDPEDSLGIRLPFFNLLIKKTGEDWCFEITVTDDKNVRWQIIQTTFRKDTKAMAHVACVPLRLSTSWERISIDLAKVTHALFGTKYMETSKIKIYANCRIRRVFFTDRLYSDQELPGDFKVNIIERKTAPSTNTRMAEKSSLVPAESRLESKQRPGAGLQTTTEKSNQGFHTILNSVEKAPLKLWKEEVENGDVKCIKDEIITSSAIEVQGSDMQSTSITCPPDPEESLGIRLPCLNLLVKKTGEDWGFELTLIDDKNVHQRIYLGSHSREGTPVPLSFRWPLKLSNYWQYFCLDLADVTNRVFKTNYVEMAKIKIYANCRIRRVYFTDRLYSYHELPSDYKVKISIQG; encoded by the exons ATGTTTCGAAGCTTTGTTCAAGGCAACTTGTTTTCCATGCTCAACAGCATGGAACATGATCCTCTGAGACTTTGGAGAAAAGTA GTTAAAAATGGTCATGTAAAATGTATTGAAGATGAAGAAATACAGTCTTTTGCCATTGAAGTGGATGGAAAAAATACACG AACCACCTATATAACACTCCCACTAGACCCTGAGGAAAGCTTGGGCATCGGGCTTCCATTTTTAAACCTGTTGGTAAAGAAGACTGGTGAAGAATGGGGCTTTGAAATTACA GTTATGGATGACAAAAAGATTCGGCGGCAAATCTGTGTGAGCACCTGgcaaacagcaaaaaacaaaaaaaacgtgTGCGTTGTCCAGCTAAAGTTTCCAACTTCCTGGGATTACATACATATTAACTTGGCAGAGGTTACCGCTGCATTATTTGGAACCAAATACGTGGAGACAGTGGGAATAAAG ATTCATGCAAACTGTCGGATAAGAAATGTGTATTTCTCAGACAGACTGTACTCTGACCTGCCAAGTGatcagaaggtggaggagaacacTCCCAACCTAAAATCAGTGATGTCTAACATGATAGCAATGTTGCCTGATGGGTGGGGTCAACAGGCCCACAGAGGGGGACTAAACATGCCAAAAATAGGAATTGCCCTTCAAACCACAGCTACCGGTGAAGAATACAGTCGTGGCTTTCACACCATTTTAAACAGCATCGGGTGGAGTCCACTTAAATTTTGGAAACAAGAG GTTAAAAATGGACACGTGGTACGTGTTATGGATGAAGAAATAAAGTCTTCAGCTATTGAAGTGCATGGAAGAAATACACG AACCACCTATATAACATGTCCACCAGACTCCAGAGATAAGCTGAGCATCAAGCAACCAATATTAAacctgatgatgaagaagactGGAGAAGAGTTTGGCTGTAAGATTACT GTGACCGATGACAAAATCATCCGTCGGCAAATCATTCTAACCACCTTCACAAGAAAGATGAAAGCAAAAATATATTCCGGTTTTGTCCCAATAAgactttcttcttcctttgaACACGTTAACATCAACTTGGCAAAAGTTACGCATGTATTATTTGGAACCAGATACGTGGAGACGGTGAAAATAAAG ATTCATGCTAACTGTCGGATACGAAGCGTGTACTTCTCTGACAGACTGTACACTCACAAGGAGCTGCCAAATGATTATaaggtggaggagaacagtACAGCACCCAGAGTGAATACAGTGGTGGCTGACGTCTCAATGGTGCCTGAGGGGTCGCGTGTTCAGGGCTACACAAAGGGACAAAGTAAACAAAGAATAGGAAGCGCCCTTCAAACCACCGCTGCTGGTCATGACTACGTGCATGGATTTCACACCATTTTATACAGCATGGAGGGGAGTCCACTTAAATTTTGGAAACAAGAA GTTAAACATGGAAATGTAGAATGTATTACGGATGAGGAACTTAAGACTTTAGCCATTGAAGTGCAAGGAAAAGATATTCA AACCACCTCTATATCTTGTCCATCAGACCCTGAGGATAGTCTGGGAATCAGACTCCCATTTTTCAACCTGTTGATAAAGAAGACTGGAGAAGACTGGTGCTTTGAAATTACC GTGACTGACGATAAAAACGTTCGCTGGCAAATCATTCAAACCACCTTCAGAAAAGACACGAAAGCAATGGCACACGTGGCTTGTGTCCCATTACGACTTTCGACTTCCTGGGAACGCATCAGCATCGACTTGGCAAAAGTTACCCATGCATTATTTGGGACCAAATACATGGAGACGTCAAAGATAAAG ATTTACGCAAACTGTCGCATACGAAGAGTGTTTTTTACCGACAGACTGTACTCCGACCAAGAGCTGCCAGGTGACTTTAAAGTGAACATAATCGAGAGAAAAACAGCACCCAGCACAAATACCAGGATGGCTGAGAAGTCGTCGTTGGTGCCAGCTGAGTCAAGGCTTGAAAGTAAGCAAAGACCAGGAGCTGGCCTTCAAACTACCACTGAAAAGAGTAACCAAGGATTTCACACCATTCTAAACAGTGTTGAGAAGGCGCCACTTAAACTCTGGAAAGAAGAA GTTGAAAATGGAGATGTAAAATGTATAAAGGATGAAATCATAACGTCTTCAGCCATTGAAGTGCAGGGAAGCGATATGCA ATCCACCTCCATAACGTGTCCACCAGACCCTGAGGAGAGTCTGGGAATCAGACTCCCATGTTTAAACCTGTTGGTAAAGAAGACTGGAGAAGACTGGGGCTTTGAACTAACT CTGATCGATGACAAAAATGTGCACCAGCGAATATATCTGGGCAGCCACAGTAGAGAGGGGACCCCAGTTCCGCTTTCATTTCGTTGGCCACTAAAGCTCTCTAATTACTGGCAGTACTTCTGTCTAGACCTGGCAGATGTTACCAATAGAGTATTCAAGACCAACTATGTAGAGATGGCAAAAATAAAG ATTTATGCAAACTGTCGCATACGGAGGGTGTACTTCACCGACAGACTGTACTCTTACCACGAGCTACCAAGTGATTATAAAGTGAAAATTTCAATACAGGGTTGA